One window of the Nicotiana tabacum cultivar K326 chromosome 4, ASM71507v2, whole genome shotgun sequence genome contains the following:
- the LOC142179836 gene encoding uncharacterized protein LOC142179836 — protein sequence MAEDSELWDVICDGPFVPMKTIGEPEVSVPKTRKEYNDANSKAIEKNFRAKKILGCGIGPGEYNRISACQSAKEIWKALQIAHEGTTQVKQSKINMLTTEYELFRTHINDKNALTVELGEIEHQRDDLVVVVVDSKETIECIKNDKKALTEKIASIEHERDGLLVVVMDLKETIEELKREGRHEITQKGAVKGRSQKWYMDSGFSKHMTGSTNDFLSLKALIGKSLVHSIENVYYVNGLKYSLLSVSQICNKGNKVKFVSKICTVTNLVTGEVVLVAKRYKNIYVADFESLQNGDLTCLSAVDDNADLWHRRLGHATFTFLNKTPYELLNGRKPKLTHLRTFGCKCFVLNNDLHDKMDQYGEQSNVPGEIIDMENGKADVCHVKESNDDGSAIPPTDVEEPSPSITITEAENIVVDVVQGAPDAELRSGSHANQGSHSEVPGSSRNEIQVSNWKHKSSHTLQNMITHVDSGIQTRSKSRNLLTFSAFLSQVEHKNIKEVLKYADWITAMQDELHQFERNNVWHLVPRPADRTIIGTRWVFRNKLDEFGNTTRNKVRLVVQGAFLNGFLKEEVFVKQPPSFKCHEHPEHVFKLDKALYGLKQAPRAWYERLSKFLLKNSFTRVKIDNALFLKKRRMNLLIVQVHVDDIIFGATNDSLCEELATLMGSEFEICKMGELNFFLGLQVKQTFKGTIISQHKYIKELMNRFEMESSKIINTPISTATRLDMDEPGSPMNETMYRGIIGSLLYLTASRPNIIFSVGLCARFQSNPKESHLKAAKRILRYLKEMQDLVLYYPSGDNFDFIGYVDADYAGYLVDRKSTSGLAHFLGSCLISWGTRKRNSVALSTAEAEYVATASCCAQLLWIKQQLEDFGQKIKL from the exons atggctgaagacTCAGAACTTTGGGATGTCATCTGCGATGGTCCTTTTGTTCCTATGAAGACCATTGGAGAACCAGAAGTGTCAGTTCCCAAGACTAGGAAAGAATACAACGATGCTAACTCAAAGGCTATAGAGAAGAACTTCCGAGCCAAAAAGATCCTCGGCTGTGGTATTGGACCAGGTGAATACAATCGGATTTCTGCCTGCCAATCTGCCAAGGAGATCTGGAAAGCTCTCCAAATAGCACATGAAGGGACTACTCAAGTCAAACAGTCGAAGATTAACATGCTAACTACTGAGTATGAGCTATTCAGGAC tcatataaatgataaaaatgcatTAACTGTGGAATTAGGAGAAATAGAACATCAGAGGGATGATCTAGTGGTTGTTGTGGTCGATTCAAAAGAGACCATTGAGTgcataaaaaatgataaaaaagctCTAACTGAAAAGATTGCTAGCATAGAACATGAGAGAGATGGCTTATTAGTAGTAGTCATGGACCTAAAGGAAACAATCGAGGAACTAAAAAGGGAAGGTAGGCATGAGATCACCCAAAAG GGAGCAGTGAAAGGAAGAAGCCaaaaatggtacatggatagtggcttctCTAAACACATGACTGGAAGCacaaatgatttcctttcactcaaAGCTCT gatTGGGAAGTCTCTTGTTCActcaattgaaaatgtgtactatgtgaacGGCTTGAAGTACAGTCTGCTGAGTGTTTCCCAAATCTGTAACAAGGGAAACAAAGTGAAATTTGTGTCAAAAATATGCACGGTCACAAATCTTGTGACTGGTGAGGTGGTCCTGGTGgctaaaagatacaaaaatatctatgttGCAGACTTTGAGTCCTTGCAAAATGGGGATCTCACTTGTCTGAGTGCTGTTGATGATAATGCTGATCTATGGCATAGAAGATTGGGTCATGCAACCTTTACATTCCTGAACAAAACCCCGTATGAACTGCTGAACGGAAGGAAGCCCAAGCTAACGCATTTGAGGACATTTGGCTGCAAATGTTTTGTTCTCAACAATG ATTTACATGATAAGATGGATCAATACGGAGAGCAGTCAAATGTTCCTGGAGAAATCATTGACATGGAAAATGGAAAGGCTGACGTGTGTCATGTCAAGGAGTCAAATGATGATGGTTCAGCTATACCTCCAACTGATGTGGAGGAACCTAGTCCCTCAATCACAATAACTGAAGCTGAGAACATAGTGGTAGATGTTGTCCAGGGAGCTCCAGATGCTGAGCTGAGAAGTGGATCTCACGCCAACCAAGGATCACATTCAGAAGTACCTGGATCCTCTCGTAATGAGATTCAGGTATCTAACTGGAAGCACAAAAGTTCACATACTCTTCAAAATATGATCACTCATGTTGACTCCGGGATTCAAACTAGATCAAAGTCAAGAAATTTACTAACCTTCTCTGCATTTCTTTCTCAAGTTGAGcacaaaaatatcaaggaagtaTTGAAATATGCTGATTGGATTACTGCTATGCAAGATGAACTTCATCAATTTGAGAGAAATAACGTGTGGCACTTGGTTCCTCGACCTGCTGACAGAACTATCATAGGAACTAGGTGGGTatttagaaacaaacttgatgagtttgggAACACAACAAGGAATAAAGTAAGGCTAGTAGTTCAAGG tgcctttcTGAACGGCTTTCTAAAAGAAGAAGTTTTCGTCAAGCAACCACCTAGCTTCAAATGTCATGAGCATCCTGAGCATGTTTTTAAACTCGACAAGGCCTTATATGGGCTAAAGCAGGCTCCTCGtgcatggtatgaaaggttgtccaaATTTCTTCTAAAAAATAGCTTTACAAGGGTAAAAATTGACAACGCGTTATTTCTGAAGAAACGGCGGATGAACCTGCTTATTGTGCAAGTTCATGTTGACGACATCATCTTTGGTGCAACAAATGATTCTCTATGTGAAGAGCTTGCAAcgctcatgggaagtgagtttgaaatatGCAAGATGGGAGaattgaatttcttcttgggtTTGCAAGTCAAGCAAACTTTTAAGGGCACAATTATAAGTCAACATAAGTACATCAAAGAGCTTATGAACAGGTTTGAAATGGAAAGCTCAAAAATTATTAATACTCCTATTTCCACTGCCACTCGTCTGGATATGGATGAACCCGGTTCCCCTATGAATGAGACTATGTACAGAGGTATCATTGGATCACTCTTGTATCTCACAGCAAGTAGACCAAATATCATTTTCAGTGTGGGACTGTGTGCCAGGTTTCAatctaatccaaaggaatctcatctgaaggccGCCAAAAGAATCCTTAGGTATCTCAAAGAAATgcaggacctggttctctactatccaTCAGGAGACAATTTTGACTTCATCGGGTATGTTGACGCTGATTATGCTGGTTATCtggtggataggaaaagcacttcTGGATTGGCACACTTTCTGGGTTCATGTCTAATTTCATGGGGTACAAGAAAACGAaactcagtggctctttcaactgCAGAAGCTGAGTATGTGGCAACTGCCTCTTGCTGTGCTCAACtattgtggatcaaacaacagctAGAAGATTTTG GTCAAAAGATCAAATTGTAG